The following are encoded together in the Parabacteroides chongii genome:
- a CDS encoding DUF763 domain-containing protein, with protein MKRGTADLPLHYGTVPPWLAQRMSLLGGAIAEAIIIEYGRPALLRRLSDPFWFQSLGCVLGMDWHSSGITTSVMNALRKAINYRSEELGVYICGGRGKFSRETPNQLLEVADKTGLNGNELVRCSKLAAKVDNTAVQDGFQLYLHTFIVTKEGDWSVIQQGMNPNERMARRYHWLSSSLRSFMEEPHTSVCGRNQGLILNLTDKLAAPTKEGIVELTKETPDKLMREVSIILPNHHEVREEDVNLKRLGAALLLAHETNVSDMESLLLLEGVGPRTLQSLTLVSEVIHGTPSRFSDPARFSFAHGGKDGHPFPVPTSVYDETVEVFDKAIRQARLGDKEKSDALKNLSKISQEIEKGYTPSKYFDDWVQHERDTSYKYGGKTVFGDAKKPVKKEDKGKGGIQLSLWD; from the coding sequence ATGAAACGAGGTACAGCTGATTTGCCATTACATTACGGAACAGTCCCGCCCTGGCTGGCTCAACGTATGAGTTTGCTAGGAGGAGCCATTGCCGAAGCAATTATTATCGAATATGGTCGTCCGGCCTTATTACGACGGCTTAGTGATCCTTTCTGGTTCCAGTCGTTAGGATGTGTATTGGGTATGGACTGGCATTCGTCAGGTATTACGACATCCGTCATGAATGCCCTGAGAAAAGCGATCAATTACAGGTCGGAAGAACTGGGCGTTTATATTTGCGGAGGAAGGGGTAAATTTTCAAGAGAAACACCTAATCAACTCCTGGAAGTAGCCGATAAAACCGGATTGAACGGAAATGAACTGGTAAGATGCAGCAAACTGGCGGCCAAAGTCGATAATACAGCCGTTCAAGATGGTTTTCAACTTTATCTACATACGTTTATCGTCACCAAAGAGGGCGACTGGTCTGTCATACAACAAGGCATGAACCCGAATGAGCGTATGGCCCGGCGTTATCACTGGCTGTCGTCTTCGCTTCGTTCGTTTATGGAGGAGCCTCATACTTCCGTTTGTGGCAGAAACCAGGGATTGATACTCAACTTGACGGATAAGCTGGCCGCTCCTACTAAAGAGGGGATCGTCGAACTGACAAAAGAGACGCCCGACAAGCTGATGCGTGAAGTTTCTATCATTCTCCCTAATCATCATGAGGTAAGAGAGGAAGATGTTAACCTGAAACGCCTAGGGGCTGCACTATTGTTAGCTCATGAGACAAATGTGTCCGACATGGAATCATTGCTTTTACTGGAAGGTGTCGGGCCACGTACACTGCAATCGCTCACATTGGTCAGCGAAGTGATACACGGTACTCCATCCCGCTTCTCTGATCCAGCCCGTTTTTCATTCGCACACGGGGGAAAAGACGGACATCCGTTTCCTGTCCCGACAAGTGTTTATGATGAGACGGTTGAAGTATTCGACAAAGCCATACGACAGGCTCGTCTCGGGGATAAAGAGAAATCGGATGCTTTGAAGAATCTATCCAAGATATCACAGGAAATAGAAAAAGGATATACGCCAAGCAAATATTTTGATGATTGGGTACAGCACGAACGGGATACGTCTTATAAATATGGTGGAAAGACTGTTTTTGGTGATGCTAAAAAACCTGTAAAGAAAGAGGATAAGGGAAAGGGAGGAATACAGCTCAGTTTATGGGATTAA
- a CDS encoding DsbA family protein, which yields MYLEVNKNDHVQGPVNAPIELIEYADYQCPYCRKAYYIVKDIQKKFGNKVKFVFRNFPLTELHPHALHAAIAAEIAASDGKFWEMHDLLFENQNALDDYYLLEYARKLGINTAEFETDFGKDRFYQKVKDDYDSGLENKVEGTPTFFVNGEAFDGNWMTSEFIEYLESLISE from the coding sequence ATGTATTTGGAAGTAAATAAGAACGATCATGTTCAAGGTCCGGTCAATGCACCGATAGAATTAATTGAGTATGCAGACTATCAGTGTCCTTATTGCAGGAAAGCATATTATATAGTAAAGGATATACAGAAGAAATTCGGGAACAAGGTTAAATTCGTTTTCCGTAATTTCCCGCTTACGGAATTGCATCCGCACGCTTTGCATGCCGCTATTGCTGCGGAGATAGCGGCTTCCGACGGTAAGTTTTGGGAGATGCATGATCTTCTTTTTGAAAATCAGAATGCGTTGGATGATTATTACCTGTTGGAATATGCCAGGAAACTGGGAATAAACACTGCTGAGTTTGAAACGGATTTCGGTAAAGACCGTTTCTACCAAAAAGTAAAAGATGATTATGATTCCGGATTGGAAAATAAAGTGGAAGGAACTCCGACTTTCTTTGTCAATGGTGAAGCCTTTGACGGGAATTGGATGACTTCCGAATTTATCGAATATCTGGAGTCTCTAATTTCAGAATAA
- a CDS encoding GGGtGRT protein, giving the protein MALFESYDRRIDHINAVLKEYGINGIEDAKAICDAKGIDPYTMCKETQPICFENAAWAYVVGAAIAIKKGCTSAADAAEAIGIGLQAFCIAGSVADDRKVGIGHGNLGARLLREETKCFAFLAGHESFAAAEGAIKIAEMANKVRKEPLRVILNGLGKDAAMIISRINGFTYVQTQFDYATGALNVIKETPYSEGLRAKVKCYGCDDVREGVAVMRAEGVDVSITGNSTNPTRFQHPVAGTYKKECMENGHNYFSVASGGGTGRTLHPDNMAAGPASYGMTDTMGRMHGDAQFAGSSSVPAHVEMMGFLGMGNNPMVGATVAVAVAIEEAMKK; this is encoded by the coding sequence ATGGCTTTATTTGAAAGTTACGACCGTCGTATCGATCATATCAACGCGGTTTTAAAAGAATATGGTATCAACGGTATCGAAGATGCAAAAGCTATCTGCGACGCTAAAGGTATCGATCCTTATACAATGTGTAAGGAAACTCAACCTATCTGTTTCGAAAATGCTGCATGGGCTTACGTTGTAGGTGCTGCTATCGCTATCAAGAAAGGTTGCACAAGCGCTGCTGACGCTGCCGAAGCTATCGGTATCGGTCTGCAGGCATTCTGTATCGCAGGTTCTGTTGCCGACGACCGTAAGGTTGGTATCGGCCACGGTAACCTGGGTGCACGTCTGCTTCGCGAAGAAACAAAATGTTTCGCATTCCTGGCAGGTCACGAATCTTTCGCTGCTGCTGAAGGTGCTATCAAGATCGCTGAAATGGCAAACAAAGTTCGTAAAGAACCGTTGCGTGTTATCCTGAACGGTCTGGGTAAAGATGCTGCTATGATCATTTCCCGTATCAACGGCTTTACTTATGTTCAGACTCAGTTCGACTATGCAACAGGTGCTTTGAACGTGATTAAAGAAACTCCGTATTCAGAAGGTCTTCGTGCAAAAGTAAAATGCTACGGTTGCGACGACGTTCGTGAAGGTGTTGCTGTAATGCGTGCTGAAGGTGTTGACGTATCTATCACAGGTAACTCAACTAACCCGACTCGTTTCCAACACCCGGTAGCCGGTACATACAAGAAAGAATGTATGGAAAATGGCCATAACTACTTCTCTGTTGCTTCAGGTGGTGGTACAGGCCGTACTCTGCACCCGGATAACATGGCTGCAGGTCCTGCTTCTTACGGTATGACAGACACAATGGGCCGTATGCACGGTGACGCTCAGTTCGCTGGTTCTTCATCAGTTCCTGCTCACGTAGAAATGATGGGATTCCTGGGTATGGGTAACAACCCGATGGTAGGTGCTACTGTTGCTGTAGCTGTTGCTATCGAGGAAGCGATGAAGAAGTAA
- a CDS encoding iron-sulfur cluster assembly scaffold protein — translation MIYSHEVQHMCVVKKGANHPCAPIPEEGKWVRSTQITDISGLTHGVGWCAPQQGACKLTLNVKEGIIQEALVETIGCSGMTHSAAMASEILPGKTLLEALNTDLVCDAINTAMRELFLQIVYGRTQSAFSEGGLPIGAGLEDLGKGLRSQVGTMFGTLAKGTRYLEMAEGYCTRMALDADDQVIGYEFIHLGKFMEMVKKGIDANEALEKAKGSYGRFKEAVKYIDPRNE, via the coding sequence ATGATTTATTCACATGAAGTTCAACACATGTGTGTTGTAAAGAAGGGAGCCAACCATCCTTGTGCTCCGATTCCTGAAGAAGGAAAATGGGTTAGATCTACTCAGATCACTGACATCTCAGGTTTGACTCATGGTGTGGGTTGGTGTGCTCCTCAGCAAGGTGCATGTAAACTGACACTGAACGTAAAGGAAGGAATCATTCAGGAAGCTCTGGTTGAAACAATCGGTTGCTCTGGTATGACTCACTCTGCTGCGATGGCATCAGAAATCCTTCCGGGCAAAACTCTTTTGGAAGCATTGAACACTGACCTTGTTTGCGACGCTATCAATACAGCTATGCGCGAATTATTCCTGCAGATCGTTTACGGACGTACACAGTCTGCTTTCTCTGAAGGAGGTCTGCCTATCGGAGCTGGTCTGGAAGACTTAGGAAAAGGTCTGCGTAGCCAGGTTGGTACTATGTTCGGTACTTTGGCTAAAGGTACTCGTTACCTGGAAATGGCAGAAGGTTACTGTACCCGTATGGCATTAGACGCTGACGATCAGGTAATCGGATATGAATTCATCCACCTGGGTAAATTCATGGAAATGGTAAAGAAAGGTATCGATGCTAACGAAGCATTAGAAAAAGCTAAGGGTTCTTACGGTCGTTTCAAAGAAGCTGTAAAATATATCGATCCTCGTAATGAATAA
- a CDS encoding OsmC family protein gives MPAQITLDWKKDSVFETQMDGHTVTIDTSKEDGGTGSGVRPKALMLVAMAGCSGLDVVSLFKKMRVRFEKLSIDVKAETSDTIPMLYTAFDVTYHVTGNADDSARIGKAIRLSQEKYCGVALMMKKIDPITYRILLNGTELNIQPTEK, from the coding sequence ATGCCTGCCCAAATAACCCTCGACTGGAAAAAAGATTCAGTCTTTGAGACACAGATGGATGGCCATACGGTAACAATCGACACCAGCAAAGAAGACGGCGGCACCGGTTCAGGTGTCCGCCCGAAAGCTTTAATGCTGGTTGCTATGGCCGGTTGCAGCGGATTAGATGTAGTCTCTCTTTTCAAAAAAATGAGAGTCCGCTTCGAGAAATTGTCGATCGACGTCAAAGCAGAGACATCCGATACCATCCCTATGCTCTATACAGCATTCGACGTAACATATCATGTTACAGGAAACGCCGACGACAGCGCCCGGATAGGAAAAGCGATCCGCCTCTCACAGGAAAAATACTGCGGTGTAGCGCTTATGATGAAAAAGATAGACCCTATCACTTACCGGATACTGCTTAACGGTACCGAACTTAATATTCAGCCAACCGAGAAATAA
- a CDS encoding TlpA disulfide reductase family protein — protein MKKYLPLAASALLLAACSEKPGYEITGTVSNADLNGKYVYLYEYGNPDVPPLDSALVENNTFRFQGTQEGSLLATLQFSTDVVPEERGKPNLFKTTFTLENGKIIANLDTFSVVTGTPANDAEKALKDEIAPIYDEMGKLGDAIRSEDKDIAKAAEKKYDEFSEKITRAICNYILAHMDQKMSAKYTFDNRYNLSEEQQSEIIAQADSTFKAFPGIDKMMSRLEILKNVAVGKQFVDFEMADPKGEVHKLSEFVGNGKVVLIDFWASWCPPCRKETPHLVELYKQYKNKGFEIVGISLDSKADAWAKGVKDLNITWIQLSDLKGWQNAGAALYGVNSIPHTVLVDKDGTIIAKNIHGEDIDIKLQEVIK, from the coding sequence ATGAAAAAGTATCTACCTCTTGCTGCTTCCGCACTGCTTCTTGCTGCCTGCAGCGAAAAACCGGGTTACGAAATAACCGGTACAGTATCAAACGCCGATCTGAATGGAAAGTATGTATACCTCTATGAGTACGGAAATCCGGATGTCCCACCTTTGGACAGTGCATTAGTGGAAAACAACACTTTCAGATTTCAAGGGACACAAGAGGGTTCGCTGCTTGCTACTCTTCAGTTCTCGACGGATGTTGTTCCCGAAGAACGTGGCAAACCCAATTTGTTTAAAACAACCTTCACCCTTGAAAACGGAAAAATCATCGCCAACCTCGATACATTCTCTGTTGTGACCGGAACACCGGCCAATGATGCAGAAAAGGCATTGAAAGATGAGATCGCTCCGATTTATGATGAAATGGGTAAACTGGGGGATGCAATCCGTTCTGAAGATAAAGATATAGCCAAAGCCGCTGAAAAGAAGTATGACGAATTCAGTGAAAAGATCACACGGGCAATCTGTAACTATATCCTGGCCCATATGGATCAAAAAATGTCTGCTAAATATACGTTTGACAACCGTTACAATCTGAGTGAGGAACAACAGAGTGAAATCATCGCACAGGCTGACTCAACTTTCAAGGCATTCCCGGGTATCGACAAAATGATGAGCCGCCTCGAAATACTGAAAAATGTAGCTGTCGGCAAACAGTTCGTAGATTTCGAAATGGCTGATCCTAAAGGTGAAGTTCACAAACTGTCTGAATTTGTAGGTAATGGCAAAGTTGTCCTGATCGACTTCTGGGCCTCCTGGTGTCCTCCTTGCCGTAAAGAAACACCGCATTTAGTCGAACTATACAAACAATACAAGAATAAAGGTTTTGAAATCGTTGGTATTTCATTGGATAGTAAAGCCGATGCATGGGCAAAAGGTGTAAAAGACCTGAACATTACCTGGATACAACTATCTGACCTGAAAGGCTGGCAAAATGCAGGTGCCGCTCTATACGGAGTAAACAGCATTCCTCATACAGTTCTGGTCGACAAAGACGGAACAATCATCGCCAAGAACATTCACGGAGAGGATATAGATATTAAGCTGCAGGAAGTTATTAAATAA
- a CDS encoding hybrid sensor histidine kinase/response regulator transcription factor yields the protein MTRFLSIRFLLLGLFLLCPFFKGAASMAFHKANNIDLSNNAIIDIYQDTHGYIWLGTYDGLNLYNGKNTYVYRFEPDNKNTLCSNIIHKISGGGGEYLWISTSMGLNRFSLRERKVTESYMEYPECRLIVADSLENTLLVSRKNFISCYTARAGSFQDIYTEGITPDAVKALFTDEQRDFYILSSDGFLKKIIPDYSTLPLKLQIKESKIHDKEIRQAFYEEGVLYYVDTENKLYQYGMKDKKIKYLSDLSVWMKKYGDISRIVSFQSKQYLAFRDGLLMDLDDPEGAFDLNIGIFSMIKDNKQNILWIGTDGQGVRMFYDKSERFDGLLLEDLPFVMRNPVRSVYTDEDKTLWFGTKGDGFVRIKEYDSYKGKQIPSDKITRYTTANGLSNNRVYCFYKSRYHSLVWIGTDGPGLSYYSYEDGKVHTLPSKIDTKLRYVHSICEVNDSTLWVATTGDGLIEVILEKSKSGLVVEYIDSYQLEKDGKVCNEFYSMYYDGKSTIYLGSRGGYGMACFDLLTREYDFMSMNNSSNQAIGDVLSLYYSSDSTFYLGASSGMTRMKCNSSGTCDVRQFDRSDGISNDMIHGILEDRDECIWLSTNKGLTKYNPRNSFFHNYGHQELKVTEFSDDAYWICEYTGRLFFGGIDGLVWIDPQNDQLENFRPDLHFFELKMGGETVSLYDYTDAESAQLVIPPDISTFNISFVATDYIHGENYEYSYLLQNYNTGWTELQKNNEISFTKLPYGNYVLKVRYKNDVYDSNAREYLLPLKVLPPWYRSTWAIVLYVFAFLLLLTGLFYRFNRRMAEKQQLVARKIREEQKEKLYEAKLNFFANITHELCTPLTLINGVGDYIHTYAENTSDNKLIRYIRILRDNVVSLNELIQEILDFRKIEEAGMNYFSIKKTSVSDIIRRQYDSFTPIAEQNGINFTISLPDSLNWNTDPTGLKKILVNLISNAFKYTDEAGSIRISATIEDDSLIISVYNTGKGISEADLNTIFDRYRILGDLDGNNYTQMTSRNGLGLFICHSMVQSLRGTIEVKSEEGKFAEFIVRLPHLEVDEDDTVEDNEEPDTCILATSPDQGEIGVPVSADDKPCILVVDDNKDIVWLIKESLSPAYTIEEAFSVEEALALMEKQTPALIITDIMMPDIDGLELISRVKSDKFTRHIPLIVVSARISESDQAEGLDLGADAYLTKPFSSVVLRSVVNRLMTSKKELKDYYYSPESAYEQSGGQLIHQEDKEFMDEVIAIITENLDKETLRPELIAEKMGMNTRSLYRRFKKISPLTPTDFIKDYRLTYAAQLLVTTNLNVQEIIYKVGISNKSYFYREFASKYNQTPGEYRKN from the coding sequence ATGACTCGATTCCTATCAATACGATTTCTATTATTGGGCTTATTCCTGCTGTGTCCTTTTTTTAAAGGAGCGGCATCGATGGCGTTCCATAAAGCGAATAATATTGATTTGTCGAATAATGCGATAATAGATATTTACCAGGATACTCATGGTTATATATGGCTTGGAACGTATGACGGATTGAACTTGTATAATGGGAAGAATACCTATGTTTACCGTTTTGAACCTGATAATAAAAATACACTTTGCAGCAATATTATTCATAAGATTTCGGGAGGTGGCGGAGAATATCTATGGATCTCGACCTCGATGGGACTGAACCGGTTTTCATTGAGAGAACGCAAAGTGACGGAGTCGTATATGGAATATCCCGAATGCCGCCTGATTGTTGCTGACTCTCTGGAAAATACGCTATTGGTAAGCCGGAAGAATTTTATTTCTTGTTATACCGCCCGGGCTGGTTCTTTTCAGGATATTTATACAGAAGGGATAACTCCGGATGCAGTAAAAGCCTTGTTTACCGATGAGCAAAGGGACTTTTATATTCTTTCGTCTGACGGCTTTCTGAAAAAGATCATTCCGGATTATTCTACTTTACCTCTTAAATTACAGATAAAAGAAAGCAAAATACATGATAAAGAGATAAGGCAGGCTTTTTATGAAGAAGGTGTTCTCTATTATGTGGATACTGAGAACAAATTGTATCAATATGGAATGAAGGATAAAAAGATAAAATATTTGTCTGATCTTTCCGTATGGATGAAGAAATATGGGGATATATCCCGTATTGTTTCTTTTCAGTCGAAACAATACCTGGCGTTCAGGGATGGTTTATTGATGGATTTGGATGATCCGGAAGGAGCTTTCGATCTGAATATCGGTATTTTTAGTATGATTAAAGACAATAAACAGAATATTCTTTGGATCGGAACGGACGGACAAGGTGTCAGGATGTTTTACGATAAGTCAGAGCGTTTTGACGGGTTGTTGCTGGAAGATTTGCCTTTTGTGATGCGTAATCCTGTACGTTCGGTTTATACCGACGAAGATAAAACGTTATGGTTCGGAACAAAAGGCGATGGCTTTGTTCGTATAAAGGAGTATGATTCTTATAAGGGAAAACAGATACCTTCCGATAAGATAACCCGTTATACCACAGCCAACGGACTTTCTAATAACCGTGTATATTGTTTTTATAAGAGCCGGTATCATTCTTTGGTGTGGATCGGAACGGATGGTCCGGGGCTTTCCTATTATTCGTATGAAGATGGGAAGGTGCATACACTTCCCAGTAAGATCGATACAAAATTAAGATATGTGCATTCCATCTGTGAGGTAAACGATTCTACTTTATGGGTAGCCACGACAGGGGATGGATTGATCGAGGTTATTCTGGAGAAAAGTAAATCGGGTCTGGTCGTCGAATACATTGATTCCTATCAACTGGAGAAGGATGGAAAAGTCTGTAACGAATTCTATTCGATGTATTACGACGGAAAATCGACTATATATCTGGGTAGTCGCGGCGGATACGGGATGGCATGTTTTGACCTGCTTACCCGGGAATATGACTTTATGTCGATGAATAATTCATCCAACCAGGCAATTGGTGACGTATTAAGCCTATATTATAGTAGCGACTCGACCTTTTATCTGGGTGCCAGTTCCGGAATGACCCGTATGAAATGTAATTCATCAGGTACCTGTGATGTCAGGCAGTTCGACAGGAGTGACGGTATCAGCAACGATATGATCCACGGTATACTGGAAGACCGGGATGAATGTATCTGGTTAAGTACCAATAAAGGATTGACGAAATATAATCCCCGTAACAGTTTCTTTCATAACTATGGGCATCAGGAGTTGAAAGTTACTGAATTTTCGGATGACGCCTATTGGATATGCGAATATACCGGACGGTTGTTTTTCGGTGGTATCGATGGTCTCGTCTGGATCGACCCCCAAAATGACCAGTTGGAAAACTTTCGGCCGGACCTTCATTTCTTTGAACTGAAGATGGGAGGGGAGACGGTCAGTCTTTACGACTATACGGATGCAGAGTCTGCCCAGCTCGTGATTCCTCCGGATATCTCGACGTTTAATATCTCGTTTGTTGCAACAGATTATATTCATGGAGAAAACTATGAATACTCTTACCTGTTGCAGAATTATAATACCGGCTGGACGGAATTACAGAAGAATAACGAAATATCGTTCACCAAACTTCCTTACGGTAACTATGTACTGAAAGTCCGCTACAAAAACGATGTGTACGACTCGAATGCCCGCGAATACCTTTTACCATTGAAGGTACTTCCTCCCTGGTATCGTTCAACCTGGGCAATCGTATTATATGTGTTTGCATTTCTTCTTTTATTAACGGGGTTATTTTACCGTTTCAACCGGAGAATGGCAGAAAAGCAACAACTCGTTGCACGGAAGATCAGGGAAGAACAAAAAGAAAAGCTGTATGAGGCAAAGCTGAATTTCTTCGCCAATATCACACATGAACTTTGCACTCCGCTTACTTTGATCAACGGGGTGGGGGATTATATCCATACTTATGCGGAGAATACTTCGGATAATAAACTGATAAGATATATCCGTATATTGCGGGATAACGTAGTAAGCCTTAACGAACTGATCCAGGAAATCCTCGACTTCCGCAAGATTGAGGAAGCAGGAATGAACTATTTCAGTATTAAAAAGACTTCCGTTTCCGATATTATCCGCAGGCAATACGACTCCTTTACCCCTATTGCTGAGCAGAATGGAATAAACTTTACGATATCTCTGCCGGACTCTCTTAATTGGAATACCGATCCTACCGGTCTGAAGAAGATTTTGGTTAATCTGATATCCAACGCTTTCAAATATACGGACGAGGCCGGTAGCATCCGTATCTCGGCAACGATAGAGGATGATTCGTTAATCATCAGCGTATATAATACAGGTAAAGGAATATCGGAAGCAGACCTGAATACAATCTTTGACCGATATCGTATACTGGGTGATCTGGATGGAAACAATTATACCCAAATGACTTCCAGAAACGGTTTGGGATTGTTTATCTGTCATAGTATGGTGCAGTCTTTGCGTGGTACGATAGAAGTGAAAAGTGAAGAAGGTAAATTTGCTGAATTTATCGTCCGGTTACCACATCTGGAAGTAGATGAAGACGATACGGTGGAAGATAACGAAGAACCTGATACCTGTATTTTAGCGACTTCTCCGGATCAGGGTGAGATAGGGGTACCGGTATCTGCGGATGACAAACCTTGCATCCTTGTGGTAGACGACAATAAAGATATTGTCTGGCTTATCAAAGAATCCTTATCCCCGGCTTATACGATAGAAGAAGCGTTCAGTGTAGAAGAGGCACTCGCTTTGATGGAGAAACAAACACCGGCTCTTATTATTACAGATATAATGATGCCGGATATAGACGGTCTGGAGCTGATTAGTCGTGTGAAGTCGGATAAGTTTACCCGGCATATCCCGTTGATCGTCGTTTCCGCCCGTATCTCCGAAAGCGATCAGGCTGAAGGATTGGACCTGGGGGCTGATGCTTACCTGACTAAACCGTTCTCGTCGGTTGTGCTCCGTTCGGTGGTGAATCGTCTGATGACAAGCAAGAAGGAACTGAAAGATTACTACTACTCACCGGAAAGTGCTTACGAGCAATCCGGGGGACAGTTGATCCATCAGGAAGACAAGGAATTTATGGATGAAGTCATTGCTATCATCACAGAGAATCTGGATAAGGAAACTTTGCGTCCCGAGCTGATTGCAGAGAAAATGGGTATGAATACCCGTTCGCTTTACCGTCGGTTCAAGAAAATATCTCCGCTTACTCCGACCGACTTTATTAAGGATTACCGGCTGACGTATGCTGCCCAATTGCTGGTAACGACCAATCTGAATGTACAGGAGATCATCTATAAAGTAGGTATCTCAAATAAATCCTATTTCTACCGCGAATTCGCCTCCAAGTATAACCAAACACCAGGTGAATATCGGAAGAATTAA
- a CDS encoding basic secretory protein-like protein: MNKYVIVVVSLLLFSACRENISVNVPELSDGDPTTCYTGAQGLNKIVFDTQCSIPIQSYKLYSSGETPEHDPATWTLKGSYDGTKWVVIDERKDQRFCSRYQEILCTIANPSNYKQYMLEASTEGNDILIIGDVSFSEKNLLTDWKDFRYPEVDFEVLDPQTKGASIYADLVQDPDAYIKYHAEKVAEILFYTAQDTMNDVQTIQYTLKDYDGVSAKSGNPPVISIEYSTQHIEKSANESLYKLDFETRGVLYHELVHAYQFEPRGIGSYSTNKEFWACIEGMADAVRAEAGFFDMNTRKPGGNWMDGYRTTGFFIQWLKTKDPDAIRKFHLTVRDLEVWSFDKAIKSVFGEDSSIEGMWNEYQAFLTK, translated from the coding sequence ATGAATAAATATGTAATTGTAGTAGTTAGCTTACTCTTATTCTCTGCATGTAGGGAAAATATCTCTGTAAATGTCCCGGAATTATCGGACGGAGATCCTACCACTTGTTATACGGGAGCGCAGGGCTTAAATAAAATCGTTTTTGATACTCAATGCAGCATTCCTATCCAAAGTTACAAACTCTACTCATCGGGAGAAACGCCGGAACACGATCCGGCAACCTGGACATTAAAAGGTTCGTACGACGGAACGAAATGGGTGGTGATTGACGAACGCAAAGACCAGCGTTTCTGCTCCCGCTATCAGGAGATACTTTGCACGATAGCTAATCCTTCAAATTATAAACAGTATATGCTGGAAGCATCCACTGAGGGAAATGATATATTGATAATAGGCGATGTCTCTTTCTCAGAAAAGAACCTCCTGACAGACTGGAAAGATTTCAGATATCCCGAAGTAGACTTCGAGGTGCTCGATCCTCAGACAAAGGGGGCGTCCATCTATGCCGACCTGGTGCAGGATCCGGACGCTTACATAAAATACCATGCCGAAAAGGTAGCGGAAATCCTTTTTTATACCGCCCAGGATACGATGAATGACGTGCAGACCATTCAATATACACTGAAAGACTACGACGGTGTATCTGCCAAATCCGGCAATCCCCCTGTTATTTCCATCGAATACAGTACACAACACATAGAGAAGTCAGCCAACGAGTCGTTGTATAAACTCGATTTTGAGACACGTGGCGTCTTATACCATGAGCTGGTTCATGCTTATCAGTTCGAACCGAGAGGTATCGGGAGTTATTCCACCAATAAGGAATTTTGGGCCTGTATCGAAGGAATGGCTGATGCTGTGCGGGCAGAAGCCGGTTTTTTTGATATGAATACACGCAAGCCCGGAGGTAACTGGATGGATGGTTACCGCACAACGGGTTTCTTTATCCAATGGCTGAAAACCAAAGATCCGGATGCTATACGTAAATTCCATCTGACTGTCCGCGACCTGGAAGTCTGGAGTTTCGATAAAGCGATAAAAAGTGTCTTCGGTGAAGATAGCAGCATCGAAGGGATGTGGAATGAGTACCAGGCGTTCCTGACGAAATAA